Proteins encoded by one window of Pseudonocardia alni:
- a CDS encoding glycerophosphodiester phosphodiesterase, translating into MRRLPGTLLVPTALLATATSALADSDRPRPGPEVVAHRGASADAPENTLAAADEALAQRADAVEVDVQRTADGHLVLVHDATLARTTDVAQVFPTRAIAPVGAFTLAELRRLDAGSWFSPASAGERIPTLGEFTDRLRGRADLLVELKGPARYPGMEKEVAYELDGRRGVVVQSFDHDVMRSFAEAAPEVPAGWLFDGRPTAAQLDDAAAHGVTQINPSFEVVDAALVAEVAARGMQTGTYTVDDPDDMRRIAATGVDRIITDRPAVLRTVLAG; encoded by the coding sequence GTGCGACGCCTGCCCGGAACCCTCCTCGTCCCCACCGCCCTCCTCGCGACGGCCACGTCCGCCCTCGCCGACTCCGACCGTCCCCGGCCCGGTCCGGAGGTCGTCGCGCACCGCGGCGCCTCCGCCGACGCCCCGGAGAACACCCTCGCCGCCGCCGACGAGGCGCTGGCCCAGCGGGCCGACGCCGTCGAGGTCGACGTCCAGCGCACCGCGGACGGTCACCTCGTGCTCGTCCACGACGCCACGCTGGCCCGCACCACCGACGTCGCACAGGTCTTCCCCACCCGCGCCATCGCACCGGTCGGCGCGTTCACCCTCGCCGAGCTGCGCCGTCTCGACGCCGGGTCGTGGTTCTCCCCCGCCTCCGCCGGGGAGCGCATCCCCACCCTCGGGGAGTTCACCGACCGGCTCCGCGGTCGCGCGGACCTGCTGGTCGAGCTGAAGGGCCCGGCGCGGTACCCGGGAATGGAGAAGGAGGTCGCCTACGAGCTCGACGGCCGGCGCGGGGTCGTCGTGCAGTCCTTCGACCACGACGTGATGCGCAGCTTCGCCGAGGCCGCCCCGGAGGTCCCGGCCGGATGGCTGTTCGACGGGCGCCCGACCGCGGCGCAGCTCGACGACGCCGCCGCCCACGGGGTCACCCAGATCAACCCGTCGTTCGAGGTCGTCGACGCCGCGCTGGTCGCCGAGGTCGCGGCGCGCGGGATGCAGACCGGGACGTACACGGTCGACGACCCCGACGACATGCGGCGGATCGCGGCCACCGGGGTGGACCGGATCATCACCGACCGGCCCGCGGTGCT